The Chloroflexota bacterium genomic sequence ACGCCTCCCATAGGCCGCGTGGGCAGGCCAGACGAGATCGCAGAAGTTGTCTTGTGGCTGTGCTCAGAGGCAGCGTCATTTGTCACTGGCCAAGCCATTATTATCGACGGTGGCGCAACATTACCTATGTTCAGGATGTGATGTGCAAGTGGGCAGCGGAGAAACAGCCAGACACTTAGTTGCAGACAGAGACCGTAGCGGCTGGTGCTAGACCTGGACACAGAGTGGGTGCTGGTTTCAAGGGCGCACTGGGGCACAAGAGGAGAGGAGATCGCAGAATGGACCTGAAACTAAGGGACAAAGTAGCCATAGTGACTGGTTCAGGCAGGGGTATCGGCAGAGCGGAGGCCATTGCCCTGGCAGCCGAAGGAGCCAAAGTAGTAGTCAATGGGGTAACACGGACACCGGAGCTAGGGCATGAACTTGCACCTGTAGATGAAACAGTCGCTGAGATTAAGAAAAAGGGAGGCATTGCAATTGCTAACTATGACTCGGTGGCTACTGCCGTGGGTGGTGAAGCCATTGTCAAGGCCGCAGTCGACAACTTCGGTAGGCTCGACATACTGGTGAATAATGCCGCCATTGTTCGCGATCGGATGGTGTTCAACATGACCGAGGAGGATTGGGACTCAGTCATGAAAGTGAATCTGTACGGACACTTCTTCACTACCAAGAATGCCTGTGTGCTCTTCAAGCAGCAGCGCAGCGGGCGTATCATCAACACTTCCTCACAGGCGGGATTACGGGAAGGAACCGTTCTCGGTCAGGCAAACTACAGTGCTGCCAAAGAAGGAATCATCGGTTTCACCAGGCAGGTGGCGCGAGAGATGGGCCCGTACGGAGTGACATGTAATGCCATCCGTCCCAGTGCCGGTACCAGGCTCAACCTGAACGATGAAATGAGAAGGGCATGGGAAAAAGCAGGCAAGCTAGACCTCATCAAAACGGTGGAAGCCATGAAGACGGAGGATGTTGCGGCTTTCGTAGTGTGGCTAGCCTCGGACAACGCTGCTAACGTTAACGGCCGCACCTTCTACGTACAGACTGGGAGGATAGCCCTGTATTCAGAGCCAATAGAAGAGAAGACACTGGTTGGCTGGAGTACGATCGATGACCTGTTCAAATTCATGCCTGTGACCCTGGCTGCAGGGCTTGTCAATCCCGTGCCGCCTCAAAATCATTGACAGCAAATAGTACCTCGATCTTTTGCTGCAGAAAATGTACCAAGGCAAGAAGCCAGGAGGTAACAAAATGGCTATCAGAATACTGTTCCAGGATCTTTATACCAGGGTGCATCCCGGATTCGATAATGTAGGAGGTGGTTATGCCGCTGTCGATGCAGGGATGATGCAGGTAGCCAAGAAGGTAATCCGGCCAGATACCGTCGTTGTTCACAGGTGGATACCCAGGTCTACCTATAACACGGATATGTTCTGGCCAGAGATGCTAAACAATACTGAGACAGTGCACGAAATAATCAAAGCCGACAAGGAAGGTGGCTTTGATGCCGCCATTATAGGCTGCGGTAATGATCCCGGATTGGAGGCTGCCCGGGAAATGGTCCAGATGCCTGTAGTAGGAGTGCTGGAGACAGGAATGCTTATCGCTTGTATCCTGGGGGCCAAGTTTGCCTGCATACTCACAGACCCAAGATGTATCCCACTGGTGGAGCGCAAGATCAAGCTTTATGGGATGGAGGACAGGGCGATATCGTATAAGCCGGCGCGAGCAGCGGATTGCCATCCCGAGAATGTACCCCTATGGTTTGAACCAACTGGAAACGCCAAGGATGTAATGATCTCCTCTTTCGACAAGGCCGCCAAGGAGTGCATTGCGGACGGAGCAGAGGTGCTGGTCACCGCTTGTGCTTACTGGTCTGCCTTGACATTGCACGGGCATCTGAAAGTGGAAGGCACGGAGGCTCCTATATGCGAAGGTTTTGCCCTCGGCATCAAAATGGCTGAGTACCTGGCTGACATAAGGAATATATTGGGCATCTCCACGAGCAGGGTACTGACCTATGCGCCTTGTCCTTGGGTCCCCAAGGAGGTTATTGAGGGATTGACGGAGGCTTTCTTCCAGAAGTAAGTCGTAGCTTGGACCCAGGTGCTGTTTGCACTCAAGGTTGTTGGGCTGCAAGGGACCCTTACATTATGTCTTTACGCTAGCGAGATTGATATCTCTATCACCTGTAGGAATTACAGCCGGGAGGTGATCTTGTGACCGACAAGAGAGTTAGTGGGGAAATCATACTTCCCACCACATGTGCCAGCCACTGTGGGGGGGCGTGCCTGCTGAAAGTTCACGTTAAGGATGGACGCATTACACGACTTGAGCCTGACGACGGCGAGGAGCCCCAGCTCCGGGGGTGTCTTAGGGGGTGGGCTTACAGGCAAAGAGTGTATGCACCGGACCGAGTGCTGTACCCAATGAAACGGGTGGGAGAGAGAGGAAAGGGGAACTTTCAGCGCATATCCTGGGAAGAGGCCCTGGATAAGGTGGCGTCGGAGATAAAGCGGGTCAGGGACACATACGGGCCGAAGTCTATCTTGTATCTCTATCTGGGCGGAGACCTTGTGTGGCTGAACGCAAGCAGCATTCGAAGGGTATTAGCCATGGCGGGTGGCTTCAGCACTTGGTGGGCGATCACCTCCTTTCAGGGTGGGATGTTTGCAGCCTACTTTTCTTACGGGACCGTGTTCGCAGCCAATACGCGAGATGACCTGCTTAACTCCCGCCTCATAGTGATGTGGGGCTGGGACCCCGCCACCACGATCAGTGGCTGCAACAGTGCGTGGTTTCTGACACAAGCCAAAGAGCGGGGCGCGAAGATCATTGCCATTGACCCCTGGTATTCTGATTCAGCTGCCGCCCTTGCTCAAGAATGGATACCCATCAGGCCAGGCACCGATGCGGCTATGGCTATTGCCATGGCGTACGTCATGATTAAGGAGAACCTACAAGACCAGGGATTCCTGGACACGTATACCGTAGGTTTCGACAAGTTCAAGGACTATGTCATGGGCCTTGAGAACCAAGTGCCCAAGTCGCCGACCTGGGCTGCAGCCATAACCGGCGTTCCCGCCTCCGTCATTGAAAGGATCGCTCGGGAATATGCAGTCACAAAACCGGGAGCCCTTATGTCCGGAATCGGCCCTGGGCGTACCGCCTTTGGAGAGCAGTTCCACCGGGCCACCATCACCTTGGCCGCCATGTCCGGTAATGTCGGCGTGCATGGCGGCGATGCGGCCGCCAGAGCCTGGGAGTCTTTGGCGGGCGGGTATCCTTACCCGCTAACTATAGGTCAGGCTTTGCCCTGGATCCCTAATCCTGTGGAAGAACCTCCCAAGTCCGGGCTCCTTTGTGATTACACTTATCCCCAGGTGCACTACGCGAAGGTGGCTGATGCCATCCTCAAGGGCGGAGCCGGCGGCTACCCTTCGGACTACAAACTACTCTTCGTGGAAAATACCAACTATTTGAACTCCCTCCCCAACACAAACAAGATCGTCAAAGCTTTGAACAGCCTGGAATTCATTGTGGTACTGGAGCAGTGCATGACCGCTACCGCCAGGTATGCGGATGTTCTTCTCCCCACCACGACCTTCCTGGAAAGGAACGATATAGCCCCCGGAGTTGGCTTGGCCTTTATCGGCATGCAGAACAAGACCATCGAGCCTTTAGGGGAGTGCAAGAGCCAGATGGAGATAGCTAAGGCGTTGGCCGAACGCATGGGGATCGAGGGCTATGACGATAAGACCGACGAGGAGCATCTGAGAGACCTAGCGACGGCGGCTGGCATCCCAGACTATGAGGCCTTCAGGAAGAAGGGCATATACCGGCTGCCCTTATCCGAGCCATATGTTGCTTTTAAGAAAGAGATCGATGACCCTGAGAACCACCACTTCCCCACCCCTTCTGGCAAGATCGAGATATACTCTGGCCAGATAGCAAAAATGGGCAACCCTTTGATCCCACCTATTCCCAAGTACATCGAGCCCTGGGAAGGTCTTAATGACCCATTGGCGAAAGAGTATCCTCTCCAGCTCATTACCAACCATCAGAAGAGGAGGGCTAATGCTCAATTCGATAATATCCCCTGGCTAAGGGAGCTTATGCCTCAGGCAGTAGTAATGAATGCCGGGGATGCCGAGGCCAGAGGAATAAAGGATGACGATGTGGTGCGGGTGTTCAACGACAGGGGAGAGGTGAGGGTGCCAGTTCGGGTGACCCAGCGCCTGATGCCGGGCGTGGCCATCCTACCTGCAGGTGCCTGGTATGACCCAGATGAGAAAGGAATAGACCGCGCAGGTTGTGCCAACGTCCTGACCAAGGACGAGCACTCGCCTGGCGGGTCATTCCCCTACAACAGCGCTTTAGTCCAGATCCAAAAGGCCTAGGCGGCATCGCATGCAAGCAGGATTGTATTTGGATCAGATTGGCTGCAGGGGGCATTTCACGTGTACCATGGCCCGCAGATTAGAGGGTGGGGTGAACGCAGATCGAGGCAGATATTCTCGGTACCTTGTGGCTTCTCGGTCGATTATCTGTTATAGCTGCGTTCAGCCAGGCTGCATATCAGCTTGCCCAATAAGCAAAAGCAAACATGGTGGCGCCGTGACAGTAGCCTTAGTAGACAGGGAGACATGCCTGGTGAGAGGGCATAGCCAGATCCGTTTTGAGACCTGCCCTCACGATGTGCCACAGACTGTGGCCGAGCGGGACGCCAAGGTGCAGATGTTCAATTCATGCCTGGAAAGATGCCATGGAAGAAAGAAACTAATCTGCGTAGGCATCAGTCTTGCCAAGGCGTGTCGCCCCAATGGGATGATCCTGATGGCAGTTCTACAGCAGGTCGCGGCCTCGACACCAGATCATTCTCGTCAGTACTCCAGAGCATTGGCACAAGGCATCTATGATTTGTGCAATCAGAGTTGGGACGCTATACAATGAAGGTTGACGACCGTGCACGAAAATAGGTTTACCACTGAATAACAAGACCGAGGTAGCCATGTCCATAGCCAATGATTCGCTTTCTTTCATTTCAGCCTCAGAACTGGTGGATCTTGTTAGAAGAAAAGAGATTTCTCCGGTTGAGATCGTAGATCAGTTGCTACGAAGGATCAGCGATATCAATCCAAAAATCAACGCTTTCCTCACTGTGGCTGAAGCAGAAGCACGGCTTTTTGCCCAAGCAGCTGAGGTAGCTGTGATGCAAGGATCTGAGCTACCGCCATTACATGGCGTCCCTTTTTCCATTAAGGATCTTCACTTCACCAGGGGAACACGCACGACTGGGGGCTCTCTGGTCTACAAGGACTTCGTCCCTGATGAGGATGCTATAGTTGTTGAGCGACTGCGGCACGCCGGCGCCATCCTCATTGGCAAAACGAATACACCTGAATTCGGGTTGTCAGCAACCACCGAGAATCGTTTGGGTGATGACTGTCGGAATCCCTGGGATCCAAGGAGAACATCGGGAGGTTCGAGTGGCGGTGCTGCCGCAGCGGCGGCCGCTGGGATCAGCCCCATAGCCATTGGCAGCGATCGCGGCGGCTCTATCCGCATTCCGGCCGGGTTTTGCGGTGTGTATGGCTTTAAGCCTACTCATGGCCGTGTGCCGCTGTACGCGGCTTTTGCTGGGCCAGCGTTCACTCACATCGGCCCCATTGCTCGAACCGTCAAAGACGCAGCGCTTACCCTCAGCGCCATCGCTGGCTTTGATAGGCGTGACCCCACTTCGCTGCGAGAGCCTCCACCGGACTTCGTTGGTGCCTTGGAAGGCAACGTCCGGGGCTTACGCATGGCTTTCTGCCCCAACCTTGGTGGTGCCACAGTTGATGCTGAGGTTAAGGAGATAGTTGAGTCGGCAGCCATGGCATTTGAGACTTTTGGCTGTTCAGTCGATGAAGTGACCTCACCGATTGATGATCCTTTCATCGCC encodes the following:
- a CDS encoding dimethyl sulfoxide reductase subunit A; translated protein: MTDKRVSGEIILPTTCASHCGGACLLKVHVKDGRITRLEPDDGEEPQLRGCLRGWAYRQRVYAPDRVLYPMKRVGERGKGNFQRISWEEALDKVASEIKRVRDTYGPKSILYLYLGGDLVWLNASSIRRVLAMAGGFSTWWAITSFQGGMFAAYFSYGTVFAANTRDDLLNSRLIVMWGWDPATTISGCNSAWFLTQAKERGAKIIAIDPWYSDSAAALAQEWIPIRPGTDAAMAIAMAYVMIKENLQDQGFLDTYTVGFDKFKDYVMGLENQVPKSPTWAAAITGVPASVIERIAREYAVTKPGALMSGIGPGRTAFGEQFHRATITLAAMSGNVGVHGGDAAARAWESLAGGYPYPLTIGQALPWIPNPVEEPPKSGLLCDYTYPQVHYAKVADAILKGGAGGYPSDYKLLFVENTNYLNSLPNTNKIVKALNSLEFIVVLEQCMTATARYADVLLPTTTFLERNDIAPGVGLAFIGMQNKTIEPLGECKSQMEIAKALAERMGIEGYDDKTDEEHLRDLATAAGIPDYEAFRKKGIYRLPLSEPYVAFKKEIDDPENHHFPTPSGKIEIYSGQIAKMGNPLIPPIPKYIEPWEGLNDPLAKEYPLQLITNHQKRRANAQFDNIPWLRELMPQAVVMNAGDAEARGIKDDDVVRVFNDRGEVRVPVRVTQRLMPGVAILPAGAWYDPDEKGIDRAGCANVLTKDEHSPGGSFPYNSALVQIQKA
- a CDS encoding SDR family NAD(P)-dependent oxidoreductase; this translates as MDLKLRDKVAIVTGSGRGIGRAEAIALAAEGAKVVVNGVTRTPELGHELAPVDETVAEIKKKGGIAIANYDSVATAVGGEAIVKAAVDNFGRLDILVNNAAIVRDRMVFNMTEEDWDSVMKVNLYGHFFTTKNACVLFKQQRSGRIINTSSQAGLREGTVLGQANYSAAKEGIIGFTRQVAREMGPYGVTCNAIRPSAGTRLNLNDEMRRAWEKAGKLDLIKTVEAMKTEDVAAFVVWLASDNAANVNGRTFYVQTGRIALYSEPIEEKTLVGWSTIDDLFKFMPVTLAAGLVNPVPPQNH
- a CDS encoding SDR family oxidoreductase, translating into TPPIGRVGRPDEIAEVVLWLCSEAASFVTGQAIIIDGGATLPMFRM
- a CDS encoding amidase, which produces MSIANDSLSFISASELVDLVRRKEISPVEIVDQLLRRISDINPKINAFLTVAEAEARLFAQAAEVAVMQGSELPPLHGVPFSIKDLHFTRGTRTTGGSLVYKDFVPDEDAIVVERLRHAGAILIGKTNTPEFGLSATTENRLGDDCRNPWDPRRTSGGSSGGAAAAAAAGISPIAIGSDRGGSIRIPAGFCGVYGFKPTHGRVPLYAAFAGPAFTHIGPIARTVKDAALTLSAIAGFDRRDPTSLREPPPDFVGALEGNVRGLRMAFCPNLGGATVDAEVKEIVESAAMAFETFGCSVDEVTSPIDDPFIATPIVLADQYAWSGHLLDEHSGELTPEVRQILESARTIPGYVCSRALRKLERFRMEMADFFERYDLLLTPTNPVPAFLLRQRPEKINDQPVNPVWNSACLTTPFNLTGAPAATVPCGFSSEGLPMGLQIAAGWGQDEVVIKASAAFERVRPWANKTPRC